One segment of Dolichospermum sp. DET69 DNA contains the following:
- a CDS encoding NTP transferase domain-containing protein produces the protein MKVVILAGGLGTRLAEETEVVPKPMVEIGGRPILWHIMKIYAHYGFKDFYIALGYKGDYIKRYFLEYYHLNSSTSRRK, from the coding sequence ATGAAAGTTGTAATTTTAGCTGGAGGATTAGGAACTCGTCTGGCAGAAGAAACAGAAGTTGTCCCCAAACCAATGGTAGAAATTGGTGGTCGTCCTATACTTTGGCATATTATGAAAATCTATGCTCATTATGGGTTTAAAGATTTTTATATTGCTTTGGGTTATAAAGGCGATTATATCAAACGCTATTTTTTAGAGTATTATCATCTAAATTCTAGTACATCACGGCGTAAATAA